In Candidatus Latescibacter sp., one DNA window encodes the following:
- a CDS encoding nucleotidyltransferase domain-containing protein, whose product MSKDGDTRSIQCIPEQHLLDELVKRTVEAVRPMRIILFGSAARGEMGPYSDIDLLVVMPEGIHRRRTAQTIYKNLRGLGFAKDVVVVTESDIEKYGENPSLVIYPALKQGKELYHAAG is encoded by the coding sequence ATGAGCAAAGACGGAGACACTCGATCCATTCAGTGCATACCAGAACAGCACCTTCTTGATGAACTGGTGAAACGAACGGTGGAAGCAGTCCGTCCGATGCGCATCATCCTGTTCGGGTCTGCGGCCCGTGGCGAGATGGGGCCTTACAGCGATATCGATCTTCTGGTGGTCATGCCCGAAGGCATTCACCGCCGCCGCACCGCACAAACCATTTACAAAAACCTGCGCGGTTTGGGTTTCGCGAAAGATGTGGTAGTGGTAACCGAAAGCGATATCGAGAAATACGGTGAAAATCCGTCTCTAGTAATTTATCCTGCCCTTAAGCAAGGCAAGGAGTTATACCATGCCGCCGGATAG